The following proteins are co-located in the Psychrobacter jeotgali genome:
- the repM gene encoding replication initiation protein RepM, with translation MNNKSLVVKENSLIQASYTLSLVEQRLLLLAIIVIREHTHKNELDYIAFDKPIEIYADAYIKQFGVHRQTAYKNLKEASKTLFARQFSYQEKRQKGMANVTSRWVSDVAYVDSEALVELTFSRAIIPLITELESSLTSYEIGQVSNLTSGYALRLYELLIAWKSKGVTPKWQLEEFRRKMGVEEGKYLRMGQFKEKVLDFAVEQINEYTDITVKYQQYKNGRKVDAFKFTIKIDSIEKTVKPNRDPNTIDWINNKTDNEVNALKPKQLARAVNSKKFISDYAHLVMPQNPANSSSSAWITHMATWLKKDPSKFTKRSMKEYLDDEQADRF, from the coding sequence ATGAATAATAAATCTTTGGTGGTAAAAGAAAACTCTCTTATTCAGGCAAGTTATACCCTTTCACTTGTTGAGCAAAGATTGTTATTACTGGCTATCATCGTAATTAGAGAACATACCCACAAGAATGAGCTTGATTACATAGCCTTTGATAAGCCTATTGAGATTTACGCCGATGCTTATATCAAGCAGTTTGGTGTTCATAGACAGACTGCATATAAAAACCTTAAAGAAGCCAGCAAGACATTGTTTGCAAGGCAATTTAGTTATCAAGAGAAAAGACAAAAAGGGATGGCAAATGTAACTAGCCGTTGGGTGTCTGATGTTGCATATGTTGACTCTGAAGCACTTGTGGAATTGACCTTCTCTAGAGCTATAATTCCTTTAATTACAGAGCTTGAGAGTAGTTTAACCAGTTATGAGATAGGGCAAGTAAGCAATCTCACTAGTGGATACGCATTGAGATTGTATGAGCTATTAATTGCATGGAAAAGCAAAGGCGTTACTCCTAAGTGGCAGCTTGAGGAATTTAGGCGGAAAATGGGGGTTGAGGAAGGTAAGTACTTAAGGATGGGGCAGTTCAAAGAGAAAGTTTTAGATTTTGCGGTAGAACAGATAAATGAATACACGGATATAACCGTCAAATATCAGCAATACAAGAATGGGCGTAAGGTTGATGCTTTCAAATTCACTATAAAAATTGACTCAATTGAGAAAACTGTTAAACCAAATCGTGACCCTAACACTATAGACTGGATAAACAACAAAACTGACAATGAAGTCAATGCACTAAAGCCTAAACAGCTTGCTAGGGCTGTGAATAGCAAGAAATTCATATCTGATTACGCTCATTTGGTAATGCCACAAAATCCTGCTAACAGCTCATCTAGTGCATGGATTACGCACATGGCGACTTGGCTCAAAAAAGACCCTAGCAAGTTCACCAAACGATCTATGAAAGAGTATCTTGATGACGAACAAGCAGATAGATTTTAA
- a CDS encoding type II toxin-antitoxin system RelE/ParE family toxin produces the protein MRSIEVSNQFKRDAKKNYLSLLTPAWGEVLNCLTNDIPLPAKYKDHALTGNHKGFRDCHIKPDLVLIYRVQSDTVDFVRLGSHSEVFD, from the coding sequence ATGAGATCCATTGAAGTATCAAACCAGTTTAAGAGAGATGCCAAAAAGAATTATCTAAGCTTACTCACTCCTGCATGGGGCGAGGTGCTTAATTGTCTGACTAACGATATACCGCTACCGGCTAAATACAAAGATCATGCGTTGACCGGCAATCATAAGGGGTTTAGAGATTGCCACATCAAACCTGACTTAGTGCTTATCTACCGTGTTCAGAGCGATACGGTAGATTTCGTTAGATTGGGTAGCCATTCAGAAGTATTTGATTAG